The Pyrus communis chromosome 9, drPyrComm1.1, whole genome shotgun sequence genome has a segment encoding these proteins:
- the LOC137745197 gene encoding pentatricopeptide repeat-containing protein At5g18950, which produces MARAPSSILIFLRHNHRAWQNPNTQIRYLTTETKDSDFTEISQQICKIIRTKPRWEQTLPSHYPSFNFTDPQFFTELLKHQTNVFFSLRFFFWLSSQNGFSPNPVSCNALFTALVEAKACNAAKLLLGHTGFSPEPASLESYIGCLCEGGYVQEAVDVFYRLKGAGVCLSIMTWNAALSGCLKVGRTDIIWILYQEMIECGVVADVETVGYLIEAFCVDNNVSKGYELLRQVLVDGLVPGNAAFNKLISGFCKEKNYTRVSELLHIMISKNRDPDNHTYQEVINWLCKKGKGREGLRVFNDLKDRGYAPDTVMYTTMIHGLCKMDYVGEARKLWFEMIEKGYRPNEYTYNTMILGFCKIGSFEEAKILYKEMCDRGYKETTVSYNAMMRGLCLHGRTDEAYGLFTEMPHKGIVRDLITYNTLIQGFCKEGKIVESTNLFRELLTQGLQPSTYSYTPLIEKLCQVGAVQEAKSLWNDMKNRGLEPTFGTQNYIIIGLCDQGDAAEGMEWFLDMLKSKLKPKRKTFGKLVECLSQRDRLDDSLLVLDFMFRAGYTLEEHICYSLVNKLGGENNHFVETCLGEILEEK; this is translated from the coding sequence ATGGCCAGAGCTCCGTCGTCAATCCTAATCTTCCTCCGCCACAACCACCGTGCCTGGCAAAACCCAAATACCCAAATCAGATACCTCACAACCGAAACCAAAGATTCTGACTTTACAGAAATTTCTCAACAGATTTGTAAGATTATTAGAACAAAACCCAGATGGGAGCAGACTCTGCCATCCCATTACCCTTCTTTTAATTTCACTGACCCCCAATTTTTCACCGAGCTTTTGAAGCACCAAACGAATGTGTTTTTCTCGCTTCGGTTTTTCTTCTGGTTGAGCTCTCAGAATGGGTTTTCGCCCAACCCCGTTTCATGTAATGCGCTTTTCACTGCGCTCGTGGAGGCTAAGGCCTGCAATGCTGCAAAATTGCTTCTTGGACATACCGGTTTTAGCCCTGAACCTGCTTCATTAGAAAGTTATATTGGGTGTCTTTGCGAGGGTGGATATGTTCAGGAGGCGGTTGATGTGTTTTATAGGTTGAAAGGGGCTGGAGTGTGCCTGTCTATAATGACTTGGAATGCGGCTTTGTCAGGTTGCCTTAAAGTGGGGAGGACTGATATTATTTGGATATTGTATCAAGAAATGATAGAATGTGGTGTTGTAGCTGATGTTGAGACTGTTGGGTATCTCATTGAAGCATTTTGTGTTGATAACAATGTTTCGAAAGGATATGAGCTTCTTCGGCAGGTTTTGGTAGATGGACTAGTCCCTGGAAATGCTGCTTTCAATAAAttgatttctgggttttgtaaGGAGAAGAATTATACTCGAGTGTCTGAACTCCTCCACATCATGATTTCAAAGAACCGTGACCCAGACAATCATACGTATCAGGAGGTAATCAATTGGCTGTGTAAGAAAGGAAAGGGGCGTGAGGGTTTACGGGTTTTCAATGATCTTAAGGATAGAGGCTATGCCCCAGATACTGTCATGTATACTACCATGATTCATGGTCTTTGCAAAATGGATTATGTTGGGGAAGCTAGGAAGCTGTGGTTTGAGATGATTGAGAAGGGATATCGTCCAAATGAGTACACATACAATACAATGATTCTGGGGTTCTGTAAGATTGGTAGTTTTGAAGAGGCGAAGATCTTATACAAGGAGATGTGTGATAGAGGTTATAAAGAAACCACTGTCAGTTACAACGCAATGATGAGAGGACTATGTTTACATGGAAGGACCGATGAGGCATATGGATTATTCACTGAAATGCCCCATAAGGGTATTGTTCGTGATTTGATTACATACAACACTCTAATCCAAGGTTTCTGTAAGGAAGGCAAGATAGTAGAAAGTACGAACTTATTCCGAGAGCTCCTGACTCAAGGCTTACAACCATCAACTTACTCCTACACCCCACttattgaaaagctttgtcAGGTTGGAGCTGTACAAGAAGCAAAAAGTTTGTGGAATGATATGAAGAATAGAGGTTTGGAACCAACTTTCGGCACTCAAAATTATATCATCATTGGATTGTGTGATCAAGGAGATGCTGCAGAGGGAATGGAATGGTTCTTAGACATGTTAAAGAGTAAGCTTAAACCAAAGCGGAAAACTTTTGGGAAACTAGTTGAATGTCTTTCACAAAGAGACAGGTTGGATGATTCTTTACTTGTTTTAGACTTTATGTTTAGGGCGGGTTATACACTGGAAGAACACATATGTTATTCTCTGGTCAATAAGCTTGGCGGGGAGAACAACCATTTCGTTGAAACATGTCTAGGGGAGATCTTAGAAGAAAAGTGA